The genomic DNA CTTTTGTCAGGTATTTACCGTAATTTCTTCATGCTGCTGTTTCTGGTTCTCCTGTTAGTTAGCTGTTATTCCACGCTGAGCTGTCATGTCTGACTCAGGTCACAGAGCTAAAGGCAGCCGTGACAAAGCTGAGAGAGGGAGCAACATCTCCATAGATTGCTAGCAGGCATGACTTGACCTCACTTTGCAAAGCACCCTAAAAGTTGCATTTAAGAAGTTCAAAAACTAAAAGGTGCCAGGATCAAACCGGGGCTCTTTTGGCTTCAAGGCACACACGTgaaccactacactatggaaCCACTCAAAAACcattaaaaattacattaaagtcTTATTCAGGTGTTGGAACCATTTGTGTGACTGAGAACATTATAAGCCAAGTCCCAGACAACAGCAGTATGTGTGTCTTCACTATGTTCTCTTCCTGACAGATTCTGACAAACTCTTCAGACAATGGGAAGCTGAGAAGACGATCCCatgcagtggcgtgtctagaaaatttttgttgggggggccaggtaggggcacagatttggagaagggtggcagatgtaattggcagataatgttaaaaaaattctaccaacagttaaccatcattcaataaccctgtaaacctaataactgaatttgcttttgactcttattagaatgaggttttaaccactacggtgcaaagtttttagatactgcattggtgaagtacaagagatacaatcagtgctttgtcagtgtttactcagcattcaaggacagcaatatttgcatagtatttttactgacatatagggcacatatgttttgggcaaaaacatttttgaatattaaaatacaaacatttttaacatacaattggcaaattagccaatgcaaaactttatctgcctattaaaaaaagaagataatcttctcacaaactggtgtttgattttgaaacaggaaaaaagtggggaaacaaatgaaaagactaacatttgaatgaaacctgaaagcaagtaaatactttctatgctgccttatggtaaactttgtaatattgatgtataaagaacaacactggctgatgatgaaatacagtcagctggcatggtgaaactgccagtattaacctgcagggctggactgggacaaaaatgggcattttgactacagaccggcccaccaggtattaaagccataaagcctttgaatgaaaacaaacgctgttgtgacagtgatgtacactgtcttgttggtttaTGTATGATTCTAtcaattttacgtcagataaaactttgttcgcaagattcagatagtTATTTAATAAAgcgagatattttaaatgagaataagtaagaaaagtatttccttgtggccccctttccctgttaatgcctacctggcccctggcataacttgctagacccgcccctgcacagttaccagctgtcagctacataaaaaaaaggatcctggtgttatttgtctctcagaaacagttcataacttcaactcattcatgtcacctaaaaggtaaacctgtttctccatcagctgttcagctctgatgattcagtaaggacatctcctggttcatcttcatgtttccctctcaccacatatccaaaccgacatcatgaccagcagcttttacgctgtggctccagcaaacatcagctgatactagaaattaatattaaataaattctaacaacagctgatcaagcttaaacgtgctgctgttgtttaacgcgacatccagcagtttcctctttctggtgcaaaagtgggcgataaacaaacaagagagaaaagccgatcagctgatcattgatcagtttcatgattgaagtagcaacagagagagaggggagagaatgagagaagaagaggaagctgtGCCaggcaaagacacagaataactccagctttgtgtctttttcatatagttaaagtacgggacaaactgcgtctcttctcagctcaatacaaaacctgtaaATATTTCtcctgaatgagggaccattccattttttaaggagccgttggcaactctacaaactaaccttatgaataaaataaagttcaccatcagtaacatcacagcacccacccagctgtatagaaactctgtcatgctagctagtacacaGTACTAGTTATTGTAACTGagtgtaaaaagtcagcacaacgaaaataaactccacctaacttggtctgacccagatagactcccaggtcataacttcttacctgaagttcagttcacctgacactcggaccagcagccgcctcgggtctctcctcctcctgcctacccttccctcatccacctgctagccgccgtggaagctccgccatgctcgatggccagtccagctacgttaaactgttaatctttcgccgaaaaactgttttctgtgatgctgtctttcgtgcttggctctcctacctttgctaacatgatgctcatagcgcagaaggcgatgctgcattcacttacactcggatatctgagcttcactgtgaaaacataatcgtacatttgatatttcattggattttattgttttggcttcggggtggcacctggggtggccagtctggttgggggtggcctgtgccccccaggccaccccgctggacacgccacagatCCCATGGCCTAAGGTCCAATGTATAAATGGGACGAATGGCCTTTCCTGAACGTAGACACACATTTATAAAGGAAGAATATAAAAATGTGCACACTTCACACATACATGAACTGGAGCTGCACACATTTTCTTTGTGACACATTAAAGAGGAGatgaactgaaaataaagtcaGAAAGAATTTAACAAACACATCTGCCTAGACCTACTActcaaaaacaaaattacacaTAATAGTGATTATATTATTGATAATAGTATTCTTCTCACATGCATGCATTGTTGTTAACAGTGGATGCTAAATTAGCCTCATAGCAttgattgttgtttttgtattatttggTGCCTCTTGTTTCAAGTCCCACTACCAGATCTAGGATCATCAAATACACCTTTTTCTAAAGTGACTGTCTCGGTTTTATATTTGATGAAACAGCATGCACACAGTTTTATTCATCAATCTACAAAGTATTCTTCAAGTGACCCTCGGTGTCCGAGTGTGACTCCTATAAGGTGCTATATCAGTAACATTAATAGTAATGCCTTGCAGCCCCTCGCCCAGGTTATTGCTTGAGATGCTTAAGGTTATTTAGATTGTAATACTGTATGATCAACAATACTGACACTGTTCACATCTCTATCAAAATAATGcatattaaaataaactgtgTGAAGAACAACTGTGCAGCAGTTCAACGAGTGTTTAGGCAGATGATCGGATCCCAGCAggtcaaacacaaaacactgcagtgtACAAATGTCAGTGTCGCTTAGAGCTCCGGCATCTTCAtgtcttttctgtctctctccgtttttctctgtatgtgtgatGGAAAGGTCATCTGCTCAGAAGGATCCAAGCCCTCTATGGCGGATCTCTTCATCACAGAGCTGCCACACAGACTATCAGTAAACATGTACGCGCTCCAGctcctcctgacctcctcctgTACCTCTCACTATTATGAGGAGGTGGAGCAGCTCTCCACTAACAAGAGTTCATCGTGTCAAATGTGCCGCATATACTGTGTCAGCATCAATAAAACACTCTCATAAATCTGAAATCCTGAGCACTActtggaaaaagaaataaataaataaagcagccTAACTCCACTGGGGAAACGACGGTAGTCACAGATGTTTGAAGGACGTTAAAGCAACATTTGAGGTCATGTGATTATAGGTGCATCCTTCTGACCTGTTCAGTAAAAGACAAACCTTACAGTTGGAAAAGTTTTTGTCTAACTTTGTTAAAGGGTTCATTTTTACATGNNNNNNNNNNNNNNNNNNNNNNNNNNNNNNNNNNNNNNNNNNNNNNNNNNNNNNNNNNNNNNNNNNNNNNNNNNNNNNNNNNNNNNNNNNNNNNNNNNNNTGTAGTCACGGGAATCCCTGAGCTTCCAGGACTGATGATGATTATGAATATTCTGCTCAAatcagaataaaaacagaaaaaactcaTTTGCAAGAAACACAGAAGGAGAGAATAACTGACATCATATAACAGAAATGTCCTCTACGttaaatgacagatttaaggaatcatattaaaaatgttcagtttaaaaaaaacaactttagtAAAAATAGATGAATCATGTGGCTACAGCCCAGCCTGAAGAGTGGACGCCATCTTTACTTCTATCTGATGGATTTAATTTTGATGATCTGGTTTCCTTTGATTTCTACATCTGCTGAGAACGGCATTTTATCCAGCAGCCTGTCCTCAAAGCTGCCCCCCAGGCTGACACCCAACGCTCCTGCCAGCAGGTATGAAGCCACCACAAACGGTTGCATCTCGTTGTTATGGCCGAGCTCCGCCTCCAGCTCAGTCTGCGTCCCGCTGGCTTTTATGATCCCGATAATCTTGATGGTGACGCTCTGGACTGCAGCACTCTGAAcctgcacacaaacatcagGACAGGCTGAGAATCTCATAAACAGCTAACAGGCTAAACGGGTCGACAGGTAGCCCGACATACAGAACCACAGAGCGCTCACGAGGCATCGATAACTGGTTCAGAAGAACTCCACACTGCCATTAAGACCAGGACCAGATTCTTTCTGAGTGTTGCTTTTAAGTAAATGACAGCAAAATATGACTGGCTGCCCTCAGTGAGTCTCTAATCCTGCTGGTTAGTGGAAAATAAACTTTCAGAATAAGAGTGTGGGGGGTTAAACAGAGTTGTACAGAGCTGAGAGAGTCATCAAAGATACCCGTGTTACTGCAGTCTGTGTGTCACACACTACCTGGATTAAAATCAGCAGCTACCTTTGAAATTTTGGTGGAATCTGTTGAGTTCAGCGATACTGAATCCTGGAAGCGACTGGTCTTTACGTTGGTCACCCTGGCAACGTCTCCACATGATACTTCTCTGAGATGCTTGATGTCTTCACCCCACAAGGTGATCCTGATTGAACCGGTGTCGTCTTCAAGTTTAAAATCTTGTTTGTCTTTCTTTCCTCGTCCTTTCTTCAGTTTGATGTTTTCAACGGAGCCGATCTGAACAAAGCAACAACATGAGAACAACTCAGGATACAGAGACTCAAATCCCATAACCGGTGATCACAGACTGAATCTGAAAGATGGACTTTAactgtttggtttttgtgttgtttgtttgttagagATGGAAGTGAACATATTTAGATGAAAGGTTGAAGCTCTAACTAATCAGTTAACAGCAGCTGAACTTATAGTTGGACAAGTGACTGTACAGAGGTCCTGCTGTGAAGGTGAGTCGATCTTTCAGAAGATCCACACAGCTCATCAGCCCGCTGTAGTTTAAGCTGAGCTGGAGATATCGACAGGTCTTCTCTTCACTCGGTTCAAGTTTAAAAGGAATTTAAAGCTCATCATATTTCAACAATCCAAACTTCTGGACTCTAATAATAAGTCTAAACACTAAACATGACTACAGTCaggctttctttttgtttgcaatAAAGCCAGAAAAACCAGTCTGTGATAACGGGTATCACAACTGTTAACTCTGCCTCTCTGCCTCGAGCTCCGTGCATAATAGGTAAACACAGGTGATTAATACCTCATGTGACTCTTCTGCGCAAAATGGATCAAACACCACGtacttcctcccctcacccccagccGGTTACAatagatggccgcccctccctgagtcacagaggtttcttcctgttaaaagggagtttttactGTCACACTGAGCAGGTGTTTACTCTGAGGAGGTCAcctgattgttgaggttttctctgtagtATTGTAGCGTCTTTGCTTTACAATAAACTGTTGCCACAAATCAGACAAAAGTAATGCTTCAGAAAATCATCATTCAGGTGATTCGATCATCACAATCACACAGAAGAGTAGAAGAGGCACATatgtattaatgtttttatatcaccactcagtgctgctgtttataaTGTGACAGCTGTACAGTAGAGCTCCAAGACTTGAAACTACACACAGTTTAAAGTCAAATGAGACTTGGGAATCTCTTCAGGCTGTTACCAGATCAGACTGGGAGGAATTTTCTTGTTTAAACAGGAATTCTAggtaataaatataaaactgtaACTGGTCAGTTTCTAAGTGTCCCAGCAGCAgtgaacaaaataaacatttatacatttaatgCATCACCATGTGAATATGAATACATGCAATCTGCTGCCGTAACTTCATCACACATTAAACATACTGCAAAGAAAACACGGAGCTTCCAGTTACTGTAAACCGACACTCTGAACATCAGCTGCTCCAGACCAGGTGATGTGTTGAGCATAATTTAGCGATAGTGCTTTATCCCGGTAAAAATACAACCACTGTTGTGACACTGAAAACTCAGACTTCAGGCTCAGCTGACCTCACTAACACATTAATCTGGCTTTATAGTACACCCCTCTGAGCTTGTGAGGAAATGGCCGCCCAAATGTTCTGCAGAATATCTGTTCACACTTACCTCTGTTACTTTTCCTTCAACACTCACTAATGTCTTCTCCGCTGATCTGTGGGCCTGTTCGATGGAGCAAACTGGAGTCTGGGAATCAACGAGCATCCGAGCTTCCATCTCCAGATTCTCAGGAACATCAATCTGTGATGTCTTCGATACGATGCTTAATTTGGTCACTTTAATGTCATTTCCCTCCATGATGACCTCTCTGAACAGGTAGCAGCTCTTCTCCTGGATGTCCTGATAGCGCTCTCTTCCATACACCATCACTTTAATGCTGCCTGTTTCATCGGCCACCCCCAGGTTAAAGAAAActttttctccttgtttttGGTTTGATATGTACGCAGACCAGATTTCTGCACGATTTTGCCACCAATTGCTTTCTTTCCAGGGTTACCACTGGCCTTTAGTTCGCCAATGGATATTCTCTGAacacagatggagagaaaaaaGTAATAGCCCTGATAGTGGCCTAGCAGGTTTTGACCAAAATATTACTCTATTACTGATCTTTATATTTGTTCACACATTAACAGCTCTGTTGTCCCATCAAACAGAATTCATTCTAACATTAGTCAGCTAAAAATCACTACACTGTTACCTGGTTGTTACCTTTGTAAATACATGGATGTTGCATGGTTTTATTTCCACCACTGCCTTGCTATGACAGAGTCCTACTAAAAGTTGCAATGTTTAAACAGGATTCAGGTAACAGTGAACAGGAAATACACCAAAATAAAGgagtttatttttcattcctGATCTAGTGATCAGGTCTAAGGAAAAATATTTCCTGTTGTTTTACTTAAAGGAAATTAAGAGAAATCAGCTCACCCATGGCTGGCTTTTCCTGTCCTGGAAGAGAAACTGTGTGTAAATGCTCAGTTTGTCATGATGGAAGTGTGGAAAAAACTTAACGTTTTGATGTGAAATATTTCATTAACCTAACTGACATATTTAATAACTGCTACCTTTTGAGGCAATTTCCCCGGTTCGTCtataaagaagaaataaaacgGTGAGTTTTCACACTGCTCTCTTGTTACTGGAGGAAGTGTTAACATGTTTCACAGAGCTGACCTTTCGCTGTCAACTTTCCATCATTTTTGCCTTCAGCCTCTTGCTCTACATCTAAAGAATCACTTGCAGCACTGCTCTTACCTGTAACACACACATCTCATCATAACCCCGCCTTCAAACAGGTAAATATCAAGCACAGTTCAGCCATTATTTGCAAGTCTACCATCCCAGCAAGATGCAGTTCAGCAGGTTGTGTCTAACACTAAAGCAGACCCAGTTTCACGCTTTTAGTATGTTCACTCACCAGCTTCAGATTTCATATCCTCTGCCTTTGAATCAGTTTCACTAACTTTCCTCTTCGTTcctaaaagaaatgtttcagaGTTCAACACAGATTATTAGATTATcgtcattattattactataaATCTGACGGGTTTACATGATGTgcaatttttgtatttattttggaaTAAAATGCATTGTTCCACGGATGGTCACAGACAGTCACCACTATCAAAGTAGCTTTAGGAGTATAACTGATCTTTGTCTGCGTGGGGTCTCAGTGATCCAGGTGATGCACCTGAGCTGACGGCAGCTGCTCTTCTATTTTAGAAGCTTGAAGATGTTTCTGAAGTCCACCTGAAATCCATCCTGACATCCCTCCCAGGTGATTCGTGTGGCTCATGGGATGCTAACATCTAACATGATTACAGGGAGTATCCATAACTCTATTGACCACCTGCAAGGTGACAGCAGCAGTAAACCCCACCAGGGTTTGATGCTGCATTTCAGATACCTCAAGACTCGGATGTCAGAACTTGGGAGTCGTGTCAGTTCCGAGTTAGCGCGTTctcattttaaaacaatgttGGCTAGCGTTAGCACATTAATAAGACAACATGAGACAGACTTGAGACATGAGACAACAATAacaacttacacatggcccacataccgcaaagaatgacggccctttggtggcccagaccaggtttgccagaggtaatccacacatgggccagcaaaGGAtgaccagtgtgtctgcaactggccttgtgctggcccgtGTGTGgaccacctctggcaaaccagatctgggccaccaaagggctgtcattctttgcggtatgtgggccatgtgtcaGCACATTGTGTGGACCAGAGCTGGACCATACCAGTTTTGCTATATGGGATGGTGTGAACTCACCTTTTTTCTCAGCTTCTGCTTTGCTCTTCAGTTGGTCCACAAAGGGGCGCAGCAGGTTCCAGACTCCAGCGTCTTTCCTTGGTATCTTATTCATTGCGTTCTTGATTTTCTGGATAGATCCATCCACTCCATATTGCTTAATGATTTTTTGGGGCATCTCTCTTTTTaacttcttcgtcttcttctgttttgggATTTTCGAAACAAACTCCCACATCTTATCGTACTCTTTGTCATCCAGCTTTGCAAGGATTTCAGTCAGAGCTATTTTCCACTGTTCCTCTGAAATCGCTGCCATCTGCaacacaaaagcagaaaaacatttctttttacgTCAGTGCATTTATCTGAAAGCTACTACTAcagtttattttagtttttactgttttctcctttaaactttatttcaatAATTGTACGCAAAAGTTCACAAAAATgagaatgaaatgaaatcagTGTGTAATGTCACAGCAGGCCCGTCTTTTATAAAGGGATGGGCAATTAATTTTCAAAAGGGGCCACAGGAGAAACTGGAACAGTTGTGGAAGCTGACTCAGTAAACTGAACTCTGCTCAATATGAatattttgtctttgtaagCTCCTGCTGGTCTGAGTATCTACAGTAAGCTGTTTTCTGATTGGGGTGTTTTTTGGTGGCTGAAGTGGGTCAAACTGCATTTAAATTTGTTCTCACGTGGGCCTGTAAGCAATTAGGATGTACAAGCTTGGGTCTGTTTTATACGGTCTGTGGTAGTGATGTAAGCTGAAGTACCAGCTTTTCTGGTActtttctgtttcctttttaTTAATGTAGGGTCTCTATTTGGTGCTATAATAGATTTAATACCGTATAACCTGAGATTAATTAATGAAGGAGTGAATCATCTGCTTAGAAAAAGTTCATGCGTTTATTGTTAAAAACATCATGGCAGTAAGCTGCAGCTAAAGGAATATAAGATGAGCTCCTGATCCTGTCCTGCAAAGTATTATAGAAGTTATTGCTGTGACTACACCACACGTGTAAATGTGTGCATTGCTTTTAGAAATATATActcacagtactgtgcaaaggtcagagccacccctcatttctgtATACTTTACTTCCAAGCAGCCACACCTTCTTGTAATCTTTTGAAGTGcacttgagcaatagttctccagctTTCTGAAAgcctttacttttttctttagacACTGGCTCTTTGAAACAATATGTTGTGTTTATGAAGCCACTTCTCTCTGACTTATGAATGACTGAAGTATAAAAAGGCTCCTAAGTCAAGGGAGAAGGTTGAGTTAGGAGCAGGGGAAGTTTGGATGTTCGCTCAGTTATTATTCATATAATTTTAAATTGTCTTAACCCAGAAAATGTGACTGAAATGGCCACATTATCTCTTGATGTTCTCCAGATGTTGGCAGAGGTTCAGAGAGCAGTCAGACTCAGCGTTAGATTGACTCTGCCTTCGAGCCACTCCCAGgaatgtttttaatgttcttacTCCTGAGAACATTCACACTGAGCGTGTTCAGTTCATTTCACTTCAAACTTTCTTTAGCTGAGAAGTCGAGCCGAGGCATCCAGGTGATGAATGTACGTCAAATTCaacttccattttttttcttttgtaactGTTTTCAACAGGGGGAGTAACAGGAATGACTCATCAGCTGTTGTGATCCCGCTgtcaggaatgtcttaaagacataaagacctggatgacctctaattctctgcttctaaattcagatcaaactgagttTATTTTACGCGGCCCTGAAAATcatagaaatatggtatctaagatAAGACTTTTCTCCGTCGTGGGATCATTAAAGACTTATCTTAACCaaattcttactctggatggcattatcttggcctccagtaacactgtgaggaaccttggagtcatttttgaccaggatatgtccttcaatgccaGAGCATTCTCTTTCCCAACGCTTAACATACCGACGATTTGTCAGATCCCGAGGCGTCCCTCAGGAACGCGAAAGGTAACCTTCAACATCCCTATGATACCCACCAGGCTGTGGATGGAATCCAATAGACTGATGCTCCCGGCGGTAATACACATTCCAGCcgtgtattccagccctaaccataaccttaatCATGTTATATTGTGTTTTCCAAAGCAATTAAAGTAAAAattaaagctggaagcagcgttatgagggccctcgcacccccggcgcgtcgagccacgcccaacacctaaaaccagcgcttccgatctgatgtcacattgatggaattcatgcatttaaccaccagcaaAAATTTCATCGAATTCAACAATTATAGtcatcccactaggtggcgctctaaccattactgacaaatggcataacaaacatttctgagctcgagtctcatcataacagcgacctttgggagagattggacattgtatttttgagtgatagcagattactgctttttggcgagtgattgaaactccacgtgccgccatgaccaccccgtttccctgaacgtaaaaagcttcgcaatttaacatcacaaaggtctttagattccacacactggAGATTGGGTCAat from Oreochromis niloticus isolate F11D_XX linkage group LG10, O_niloticus_UMD_NMBU, whole genome shotgun sequence includes the following:
- the LOC109194556 gene encoding uncharacterized protein LOC109194556, which encodes MVYGRERYQDIQEKSCYLFREVIMEGNDIKVTKLSIVSKTSQIDVPENLEMEARMLVDSQTPVCSIEQAHRSAEKTLVSVEGKVTEIGSVENIKLKKGRGKKDKQDFKLEDDTGSIRITLWGEDIKHLREVSCGDVARVTNVKTSRFQDSVSLNSTDSTKISKVQSAAVQSVTIKIIGIIKASGTQTELEAELGHNNEMQPFVVASYLLAGALGVSLGGSFEDRLLDKMPFSADVEIKGNQIIKIKSIR